GCTTGTAGATCCTGAAGACAGAAGGGCATACAAAGTATTCCTTACGGAACAGGGTCAGGAGCTAGGTGATATATTGTGTTCTGTTCTAAAAGAACTTAACAGCATTTTGCTGGAAGATTTTAGCTATGAGGAAAAAATATCTTTCAGAAACATGATTCAGAGGGCTGGCACGAATATATCTAAATGGGAACAGATCAGGAAGACCACAGATGAATGAAAGTTCACATACAGGTGAAAAACACAAGCCCGGTCATATGACCACAGGGATGAAGACCTTAATGGGTGATCCCAGAAAGGCTATCTTAAAATTAGGCATGCCTATGATGCTTGCCATGTCAGTGCAGATGGTCTACAATCTGGTGGATACTTTTTGGGTTTCAGGTCTTGGTGCCGATGCACTCGCAGCGATTGGTTTTGTTTTCCCTTTTTTCATGGCCATGATTGCACTTTCCACAGGACTTGGCCTGGGTGGGGGGTCTGCCATATCCAGAAAACTTGGTTCCAGAGACAAGAAAGCTGCTGACAATGTTGCAGTGCATACCATGTTCCTCATGCTGTTACTTACATTTCTGGTCAGTGTGCCGCTATTCATTTTTGCAAAACCTATCTTTATTGCTGCAGGAGCAGGTAAGACAGTAGATCTCTCCATGGATTATGGGCGTATAGTATTTGCGGGAGGTATTCTCATTTTCTTCACTAATGTGGCCAGTGCCATACTGCGGAGTGAGGGCGATGCTAAACGCTCTATGTATGCAATGATATTCGGAGCTGTGCTCAACATCATCTTAGATCCTTTGTTCATTTACACCTTTGGTATGGGGATCAAAGGAGCAGCATGGGCGACTGTACTCTCATTAGGCATAACCGCTGCTATGATCTTCAAATGGTTGTTCCTGAAAAACGACACATACGTTTCTTTCAAATTCCGTGATTTCATTCCGGACATTGGTATAATCAAGGAGATATCCAAGGTAGGCTTGCCATCAGCTATGCAGCAATTATCTATGGCATTCACTATGGTCATTATGAACCTAGTTATCATCGCAGTAAATAATACTGATGGTGTTGCTGTCTATGCCGTGGGGTGGCGTGTAGTAATGATAGCCATAGCACCTCTGGTAGGTATCGGAACTGCAGTAATGACAGTATCCGGTTTTGTATATGGTGGGCGTTCCTACAAAAAACTCATGCCGTTACTTCTATATTCAATAAAATTGGGTATTATCATCGAAACTGGCATTGCCATATTTACTTTCTATCTTGCACCTTATATTGCTACGGTTTTCACGCAGGCTGAATCATCTGCTCATATAACTGAGGACATAACCTCTTTCCTTAAGATCGCGTTTCTTTTCTATCCCACGACTGCG
This DNA window, taken from Methanomethylovorans hollandica DSM 15978, encodes the following:
- a CDS encoding MATE family efflux transporter, which gives rise to MNESSHTGEKHKPGHMTTGMKTLMGDPRKAILKLGMPMMLAMSVQMVYNLVDTFWVSGLGADALAAIGFVFPFFMAMIALSTGLGLGGGSAISRKLGSRDKKAADNVAVHTMFLMLLLTFLVSVPLFIFAKPIFIAAGAGKTVDLSMDYGRIVFAGGILIFFTNVASAILRSEGDAKRSMYAMIFGAVLNIILDPLFIYTFGMGIKGAAWATVLSLGITAAMIFKWLFLKNDTYVSFKFRDFIPDIGIIKEISKVGLPSAMQQLSMAFTMVIMNLVIIAVNNTDGVAVYAVGWRVVMIAIAPLVGIGTAVMTVSGFVYGGRSYKKLMPLLLYSIKLGIIIETGIAIFTFYLAPYIATVFTQAESSAHITEDITSFLKIAFLFYPTTAMGLLSSSLFQGTGKGTSSLIATIIRSLIMTPLFAFLFSYYLGMGLTGVWWGLVFGNVLGSIMTFGWVYLYVRKLQAHVPEKLSVVHGEF